The following proteins are encoded in a genomic region of Nakaseomyces glabratus chromosome J, complete sequence:
- the UTP7 gene encoding Utp7p (CAGL0J03344g~Ortholog(s) have role in endonucleolytic cleavage in 5'-ETS of tricistronic rRNA transcript (SSU-rRNA, 5.8S rRNA and LSU-rRNA), more): MSTEKYRRNANVQRKGVKKTKDVYKTKDKKLKANLRKQDKRYKEAVESASATEFLLPESSGFMEAETEMEKTFRVKQDEIRDSVDVLTASKGIDLKLNDFGPYHVNFNRNGTHMLITGLKGHVASMDWRKGELRAELNLNETCNAACYLQNEQFFAVAQKKYTFIYDHEGVELHRLKQHIEARHLEFLPYHYLLATAGQTGWLKYHDVSTGQMVSELRTKLGPTTSMTHNPWNAVMHLGHSNGTVTLWSPSMPEPLVKLLSGRGPINSVAVDRSGYYMATVSQDKSLKIWDIRNFKELHSVENLPTPGTNVTISDTGVLAVSRGPHVTLWKDALKSSKSARPCFGSINGDPNRNTPYMTQLFPGNKVRNMKFVPFEDLLSVGHESGVTNLIIPGAGEANYDALEINPFETAKQRQEQEVRTLLNKLPADSISLDPNVIGTVSSKAAATRLTAKDLEQVTLQQDNVKNDNSDIPQVKVDTKGKNSGLRAFMRKKTKNVIDERKVRVQKLIEKEKQLRDRKHKISKGELDENYTDVVDSALGRFK, from the coding sequence ATGTCTACTGAAAAGTACAGGAGGAATGCCAATGTGCAGAGAAAAGGAGTGAAGAAGACCAAGGATGTGTATAAGACCAAGGATAAGAAGCTGAAGGCTAACCTGCGGAAGCAGGACAAGAGGTATAAGGAAGCTGTGGAGAGTGCCTCTGCCACGGAGTTCTTGCTGCCCGAATCCAGCGGTTTTATGGAAGCTGAAACTGAGATGGAAAAGACATTTAGAGTGAAACAGGATGAAATTAGAGATAGTGTCGATGTTTTAACTGCATCCAAGGGTATTGATCTGAAACTAAATGATTTTGGTCCTTACCATGTTAATTTTAACAGGAACGGTACACATATGTTGATTACTGGTTTGAAAGGTCATGTGGCCTCCATGGATTGGAGAAAAGGTGAATTAAGGGCAGAATTAAACCTGAATGAGACATGTAACGCTGCTTGTTATTTACAAAATGAGCAATTTTTTGCTGTTgcacaaaagaaatacacATTTATTTATGACCATGAAGGTGTTGAATTACATAGGCTGAAACAACATATCGAGGCTAGACACTTGGAATTCTTACCTTACCATTATCTATTAGCAACAGCTGGTCAAACTGGGTGGTTGAAATACCATGATGTTTCTACTGGTCAGATGGTATCCGAACTTAGAACAAAATTGGGTCCTACAACGTCAATGACGCACAATCCATGGAACGCTGTGATGCACTTGGGTCATAGTAACGGTACTGTTACTCTGTGGTCTCCATCAATGCCAGAGCCTCTAGTTAAATTGCTGTCAGGTAGAGGACCAATAAATAGTGTTGCTGTTGACAGAAGTGGTTACTATATGGCAACAGTGAGTCAGGATAAATCTTTGAAGATCTGGGATATAAGAAACTTTAAAGAACTTCATAGTGTGGAAAACCTACCTACACCCGGCACAAATGTCACAATTTCAGATACAGGAGTTTTAGCTGTTAGCAGGGGTCCCCATGTCACACTTTGGAAGGATGCGCTCAAGAGTAGTAAATCTGCACGTCCATGCTTCGGATCTATTAATGGCGATCCAAATAGAAATACACCTTATATGACACAACTGTTCCCTGGCAATAAAGTGagaaatatgaaatttGTCCCATTTGAAGATTTATTATCTGTTGGTCATGAAAGTGGTGTTACAAATCTGATAATTCCTGGTGCTGGTGAAGCAAACTACGATGCTTTGGAGATCAACCCATTCGAAACTGCAAAGCAAagacaagaacaagaagtgAGAACATTATTAAACAAATTACCAGCAGattcaatttctttggATCCAAATGTTATTGGTACAGTGTCTAGTAAGGCCGCTGCCACAAGACTTACCGCTAAGGACCTAGAGCAAGTTACTTTGCAACAAGACAATGTCAAGAATGACAATTCAGATATTCCCCAAGTGAAAGTTGATACAAAGGGGAAAAACTCTGGTTTACGTGCATTTATGCGTAAGAAGACTAAAAATGTTATAGATGAAAGAAAGGTCAGAGTAcaaaaattgatagaaaaggaaaagcaATTACGTGATAGAAAGCACAAAATATCCAAAGGTGAACTTGATGAAAATTATACTGACGTAGTGGATTCTGCATTGGGTAGATTTAAATAA
- a CDS encoding uncharacterized protein (CAGL0J03432g~Ortholog(s) have protein serine/threonine kinase activity, role in actin filament organization, protein phosphorylation, regulation of endocytosis and actin cortical patch, mating projection tip localization) → MNTPHIPKYEPGTTVTVGSHSVHILKYLTSGGYAQIYSAQIMPADQFLGTNMAVLKRVIVPDKSHLNTLRAEVDAMKRLKHHKYIVSYIDSHAAKSQYMDGTYEVFLIMEYCSRGGLIDFMNTRLQNRLTETEILTIQLHISQGVAAMHTLQPPLIHRDIKIENVLISNDHKYKLCDFGSVSGYIRPPKTPEELAYVRHDIMMSTTAQYRAPEMLDLTKGFSVNDKSDIWALGVFLYKLCYYTTPFEQTGEAGILNGGVEFPPYPHYSDAVKQLIMSMLAKNPLHRPNIFQIIQTVSKLLNVNCPIPNIHVPTDISIAVSNNNTGNMSINGYYKPMNQNSGISTPHSAGKMLAGFQNDMPKPSTKLGKQELFSRSKTVPNDIGGLNERSDISAFLLRKKAELEATPNPLESSKYIDDDSSSTTSEDSFDDHASFISKTQSAHSVSTVDRFNAYLKANDSISEEDSDESFMPGASHLNRFRSDTQETSNKRQTKDEILLKRRSLPFTNNEARRNQSTDSELDTLSKAEKKEQLRQRMMSALNASEDVIKKTKSRDGSVSNDNNYLLKSKLHGRRDNEQRFSSVVVNPLDNSNNLPTKKTPPVKPPKPDHLKPKVPPKPAFLKT, encoded by the coding sequence ATGAACACGCCGCATATACCAAAGTATGAGCCTGGCACCACAGTGACAGTTGGATCACATAGCGTGCATATTTTGAAGTATTTGACTAGTGGTGGATATGCTCAGATCTACAGTGCACAGATCATGCCTGCAGACCAGTTTTTGGGAACCAACATGGCCGTCTTGAAGAGGGTCATTGTACCAGACAAGTCACACTTGAATACCCTCAGAGCTGAAGTGGACGCAATGAAAAGGTTAAAACATCACAAATACATTGTCTCCTATATTGATTCGCATGCGGCTAAGTCTCAGTACATGGATGGTACTTATGAGGTGTTCCTGATCATGGAATACTGCAGTCGAGGTGGATTAATCGACTTTATGAATACTAGATTACAGAACAGACTTACCGAGACAGAGATATTAACAATTCAGCTTCATATATCTCAAGGTGTGGCTGCTATGCATACTCTACAGCCTCCCTTAATCCACAGAGATATAAAGATTGAAAACGTCTTGATATCTAACGATCACAAGTATAAACTATGTGATTTTGGTTCAGTTTCAGGCTATATAAGGCCTCCAAAGACACCAGAAGAGTTAGCCTATGTGAGACACGACATAATGATGAGTACCACAGCCCAATACAGAGCACCGGAAATGTTGGACTTAACCAAAGGTTTCTCCGTGAATGACAAATCAGATATCTGGGCCCTGGGTGTATTTTTATACAAACTTTGTTATTACACTACACCATTTGAACAAACCGGAGAAGCAGGTATTCTAAACGGTGGTGTAGAATTCCCACCATACCCTCATTATAGCGATGCGGTGAAGCAGCTGATAATGTCTATGTTAGCAAAGAATCCACTACATAGACCCAACATATTCCAAATTATACAAACAGTTTCCAAACTACTGAATGTTAACTGCCCAATTCCAAATATTCATGTACCCACAGATATCAGTATTGCTGTATCCAATAATAACACAGGAAATATGTCAATTAACGGCTACTACAAACCTATGAACCAGAACTCTGGAATTTCTACTCCACACTCTGCTGGCAAGATGTTAGCAGGATTCCAGAATGATATGCCTAAACCTAGCACAAAGTTAGGAAAGCAAGAGCTATTCAGCCGCTCAAAGACAGTGCCAAATGACATAGGTGGTCTAAACGAAAGATCCGATATTTCGGCATTCTTACTAAGAAAGAAAGCAGAATTAGAGGCTACACCCAATCCTCTAGAGtcttcaaaatatattgatgacgattcatcatcaacaaCCTCCGAGGATAGCTTTGATGACCATGCATCATTCATATCCAAAACACAATCTGCACACAGCGTTTCGACAGTTGATAGATTCAATGCATACCTAAAAGCAAATGATAGTATCTCAGAAGAGGATAGTGATGAGTCATTCATGCCAGGTGCATCGCATTTAAATAGATTCAGAAGTGATACACAAGAAACCAGTAATAAAAGGCAAacaaaagatgaaattcTGCTGAAGAGAAGAAGTCTACCATTCACCAATAATGAAGCCCGGAGAAACCAAAGTACTGACTCCGAATTAGATACCTTGTCCAAAGCAGAGAAGAAGGAGCAATTGAGACAGAGGATGATGAGTGCACTGAATGCATCTGAGGATGTTATAAAGAAAACTAAGTCTAGAGATGGTTCTGTTAGCAATGACAACAATTATCTGTTAAAATCGAAACTTCACGGAAGAAGAGATAATGAACAGAGGTTTTCTAGTGTCGTGGTTAACCCTCTTGacaattcaaataatcTTCCTACAAAGAAAACTCCACCTGTTAAGCCTCCGAAACCCGACCATCTTAAACCAAAAGTACCACCAAAGCCAGCATTTTTAAAGACATAA
- a CDS encoding zinc finger CCHC domain-containing protein (CAGL0J03388g~Ortholog(s) have ATP-dependent 3'-5' RNA helicase activity, RNA binding, polynucleotide adenylyltransferase activity, protein binding, bridging activity) — MATFVEDTKGEKMLAPSIEDVNEDPDELRSIRGQSRYFGETEDDTIKEPEAKCSNCSETGHFKRDCPHVICSYCGVMDDHYSQQCPTTMRCALCNESGHYRMHCPLKWKKLNCTLCNSPKHLRNRCPSVWRVYLLKNEDNKRKVLPMHQIYCYNCGDKGHYGDECDKARSSRVPNDDGSAFSGKNLSSELRGQYTHNIDRQRSSQDMVSSVYDNLRSSQPIAYQVGSDRGSLLEDSDKQTDSNRPSRFSNTKIDTARLSKTPARYVQDRSSKNKRKFKDSLYDDGEDDEDEEDQLYKENSRHDNHKRSDRRSRYGNKKTNGNSGYNQQQSHFYRPPYQGYQSASYEQYPSQNSGYEHHSGILPTRSGVNVGATNTGHYQQQYYQNNSSTYPPQNMIYNQQVPMSAYAPPAPTPVKPSRSGVIKRYDE; from the coding sequence ATGGCGACGTTTGTGGAGGATACCAAAGGTGAGAAAATGCTGGCACCTTCTATTGAGGATGTCAACGAGGATCCCGATGAGTTACGTAGTATTCGAGGCCAAAGTAGATACTTTGGTGAGACTGAGGATGATACGATAAAGGAGCCTGAGGCCAAATGCAGTAACTGTTCAGAGACGGGCCATTTTAAGCGTGATTGCCCCCATGTAATATGCTCTTACTGCGGTGTGATGGACGACCATTACTCCCAACAGTGTCCAACCACCATGAGATGTGCTCTGTGTAATGAAAGTGGGCACTATAGGATGCACTGTCCCTTGAAGTGGAAGAAACTTAACTGTACGCTTTGTAATAGTCCAAAACATCTGCGTAATAGATGTCCAAGTGTATGGCGAGTCTACCTATTGAAGAACGAGGATAACAAAAGGAAAGTGCTGCCGATGCACCAGATCTATTGCTATAACTGTGGTGACAAGGGTCATTACGGTGACGAATGTGACAAGGCCAGGTCTTCTCGTGTGCCCAACGATGACGGCAGTGCCTTCTCAGGAAAGAATCTATCCTCGGAACTCAGAGGTCAGTATACACATAACATAGATAGACAGAGGTCAAGTCAGGACATGGTCTCGTCAGTGTACGATAACCTACGCTCTTCGCAACCTATTGCATACCAGGTTGGATCAGACCGCGGATCTTTATTGGAGGATTCCGATAAACAAACTGATAGTAATCGACCATCCAGGTTCTCCAACACTAAAATAGATACCGCTAGATTATCAAAGACGCCCGCTAGGTATGTACAAGACCGTAGTTCGAAGAATAAAAGGAAGTTTAAGGACTCGTTATATGACGACGGAGAGGATGACGAGGATGAAGAGGATCAACTCTACAAAGAGAACTCAAGGCATGATAATCACAAAAGATCAGACCGCCGGTCTAGATACGGTAATAAGAAAACGAACGGAAACTCAGGATATAACCAACAGCAAAGCCATTTCTACAGACCACCATACCAGGGATACCAGTCTGCCTCTTACGAACAATACCCATCACAGAATTCCGGTTACGAACATCACAGTGGAATACTGCCAACTAGATCCGGAGTGAATGTAGGAGCTACAAACACTGGCCATTACCAGCAACAGTATTACCAAAATAACAGCAGCACGTACCCACCACAGAATATGATCTACAACCAGCAGGTACCTATGAGTGCATATGCTCCACCAGCACCCACACCTGTGAAACCCAGTAGGAGTGGTGTAATTAAGCGTTACGATGAGTAA
- the GET2 gene encoding GET complex subunit GET2 (CAGL0J03366g~Ortholog(s) have protein membrane anchor activity, role in protein insertion into ER membrane, retrograde vesicle-mediated transport, Golgi to ER and GET complex localization): MSLSEAEKRKILRERRQQKFSRGGASERLNKIVGGQGSQLDTKSALDEKPEVVEEIPREAVKPEMNSSVQAKKESTAQAKAEDPQVELFRQLAEMQGQGATESTPDLFSMMKNLGATGDSPFPMAEQQVEAIDPELVEYHKYRVNTLTAKTTLVKWIVLLAYIFLLTRTDDTYFPFVVRSYLPEVFTSQSSFFSIFLTFEILATSIYYQLSVGVERETGVKTLQDTSKIVSLVSMVPEGILPIADLRGKVILAMKYWNIIAMMIGDVCFVLVAIGLVSQI; the protein is encoded by the coding sequence ATGTCGTTAAGTGAAGCTGAGAAGCGTAAGATACTGCGGGAGAGAAGGCAGCAGAAGTTTAGCCGTGGGGGTGCTAGTGAGAGGTTGAACAAGATAGTTGGTGGTCAAGGCAGCCAGCTGGATACCAAATCTGCTTTGGATGAGAAGCCTGAAGTGGTTGAGGAGATCCCTCGTGAGGCTGTGAAGCCTGAGATGAATTCCAGTGTACAGGCCAAGAAGGAGAGTACGGCTCAGGCAAAGGCGGAAGATCCGCAGGTCGAATTGTTCAGGCAATTGGCGGAGATGCAAGGCCAAGGTGCCACTGAATCTACTCCAGATCTCTTTtcaatgatgaagaacttggGTGCTACAGGTGACTCTCCATTCCCCATGGCAGAGCAACAGGTAGAGGCCATTGACCCCGAACTTGTTGAGTACCACAAATACAGGGTCAATACGTTGACCGCGAAGACAACGCTCGTGAAGTGGATAGTTCTACTTGCttacatttttttgttaacAAGAACAGATGATACATACTTTCCTTTTGTTGTCAGGTCGTACTTGCCAGAAGTGTTCACTTCTCAATCGAGcttcttttcaatcttCTTGACATTCGAGATTCTCGCAACCTCAATCTACTACCAGTTGAGCGTCGGTGTGGAGAGAGAGACGGGTGTGAAGACTTTGCAGGACACTAGTAAGATAGTCAGCCTGGTATCCATGGTTCCAGAAGGTATTTTACCCATCGCTGACTTACGCGGGAAAGTGATACTCGCCATGAAGTACTGGAACATCATAGCCATGATGATAGGGGACGTCTGCTTCGTTCTGGTGGCCATCGGACTAGTGTCACAGATataa
- the HDA1 gene encoding histone deacetylase HDA1 (CAGL0J03454g~Ortholog(s) have chromatin binding, histone deacetylase activity, histone deacetylase activity (H3-K14 specific) activity) — protein MGVELKQEPGESKRKLEDDVASQDVKRPVIVPTRKAQIHYTPLKTGICYDVRMRYHAKIFTSYFEYIDPHPEDPRRIYRIYKILAENGLINDPTLSGVNDIGDLMLKIPIRAATAEEILEVHSKEHLEFIEKTEKMNREELLKETEKGDSVYFNNDSYATSRLPCGGAIEACKAVVEGRVKNSLAVVRPPGHHAEPEAAGGFCLFSNVAVAAKNILKNYPESVRRILILDWDVHHGNGTQKAFYDDDRVLYISLHRFELGKYYPGTIQGQYDQIGEGKGKGFNCNITWPVGGVGDAEYMWAFEQVVMPMGREFQPDLVIISSGFDAADGDTIGQCHVTPSCYGHMTHMLKSLARGNLCVVLEGGYNLDAIAISALSVAKILIGEPPDELPDPLREPKAEALEIIDKVISLQSKYWKCFGKRYGNLGLPSENVVKALMMSKSFPLQTAIRQEQFHQLSEDFGFVTLPLLNMEVPQDSVICSPNLFNETTILVVVHDTPEIWAKRNVITGTIDPSTSLVVDSGAEFIKWGLERKYGIMDINIPQSLFEQENYTAVLTSQEILIYIWDNYLKFFPSLTKVAFIGIGDASAGIVHLLGHRDTRSVVKSVVSFIGKKSLKPLVPLVNESLGDWYFKNSLVFTDHSHSCWGDNENRKPRKKFGRVLRCDAEGMNNIIEERLEESTDFILDSFEEWSDSE, from the coding sequence ATGGGTGTTGAATTGAAGCAGGAGCCTGGGGAATCAAAGCGTAAGTTAGAGGATGATGTTGCAAGTCAGGATGTTAAAAGGCCAGTGATTGTGCCTACCCGCAAGGCTCAAATACATTATACTCCATTGAAGACTGGTATATGTTATGACGTGAGGATGCGTTACCATGCGAAAATCTTCACTTCATATTTCGAGTACATTGATCCACATCCAGAGGATCCCAGGAGAATATACCGTATTTACAAAATTCTGGCGGAGAATGGGTTGATAAATGATCCTACCCTTAGCGGTGTTAACGATATTGGTGATTTAATGTTGAAGATACCTATTAGAGCAGCTACAGCTGAAGAGATCCTAGAAGTGCACTCGAAGGAGCACTTGGAATTTATAGAAAAGACGGAAAAGATGAATCGTGAGGAGTTGCTGAAGGAAACGGAGAAAGGAGATTCtgtatattttaataaCGACTCGTATGCTACTTCGAGGTTACCATGTGGAGGTGCAATTGAGGCATGTAAAGCTGTGGTGGAAGGTAGGGTTAAGAACTCACTGGCTGTGGTTAGACCACCTGGTCATCATGCTGAGCCTGAAGCTGCAGGTGGGTTTTGTTTGTTCTCTAATGTAGCGGTGGCCGCTAAAAacattttaaaaaattacCCTGAGAGTGTACGCAGAATACTGATTCTGGATTGGGACGTTCATCATGGTAATGGTACTCAGAAGGCATTTTATGACGATGATAGAgttttatatatatcacTTCACAGATTCGAGCTGGGCAAGTATTATCCAGGTACAATTCAAGGGCAGTATGATCAGATAGGTGAAGGTAAAGGTAAAGGTTttaattgtaatattacaTGGCCAGTTGGAGGTGTTGGTGACGCGGAATACATGTGGGCTTTTGAACAAGTAGTCATGCCAATGGGAAGAGAATTCCAACCAGATTTGGTGATCATATCGTCTGGTTTTGATGCAGCAGATGGTGATACAATCGGCCAATGCCACGTTACTCCTAGCTGTTATGGGCATATGACACATATGTTGAAATCTCTGGCAAGAGGTAATTTATGTGTTGTCTTGGAAGGTGGTTATAACCTAGATGCAATTGCCATCAGTGCCCTCTCTGTAGCAAAGATATTAATAGGAGAACCACCAGATGAGTTACCAGATCCTCTGAGAGAACCTAAAGCTGAAGCTTTGGAAATAATAGATAAAGTTATCAGCTTACAATCTAAGTATTGGAAATGTTTTGGAAAAAGATATGGTAATTTAGGACTTCCATCCGAAAATGTCGTCAAAGCTCTGATGATGTCAAAGAGTTTTCCTTTACAGACTGCTATTCGCCAAGAGCAATTCCATCAGCTTTCTGAAGATTTTGGATTTGTAACACTACCACTCCTTAATATGGAAGTTCCACAAGATAGCGTCATCTGTTCACCTAATTTATTTAATGAAACTACTATTTTGGTTGTTGTACATGATACACCAGAAATATGGGCCAAGAGAAATGTTATTACTGGTACAATTGACCCATCAACATCTCTGGTTGTTGATTCAGGAGCCGAATTTATTAAATGGGGATTAGAAAGAAAGTATGGTATTATGGATATCAATATCCCTCAATCTCTatttgaacaagaaaattATACTGCTGTGTTGACATCGCAAGagatattgatatatatatgggACAATTATCTGAagttttttccttctttaACTAAGGTGGCCTTTATTGGTATTGGTGATGCTTCAGCAGGAATCGTTCATTTACTTGGTCACAGAGATACAAGAAGTGTTGTCAAATCGGTCGTTAGTTTCATTGGTaaaaaatcattgaaaCCTTTAGTCCCATTAGTGAACGAATCACTGGGAGATTGGTACTTTAAGAATTCTTTAGTTTTTACAGATCATAGCCACAGCTGTTGGGGAGACAATGAAAATAGGAAGCCTAGAAAGAAGTTTGGACGTGTGTTAAGGTGTGACGCCGAAGGAATGAATAACATCATAGAAGAAAGACTTGAGGAATCTACAGATTTCATCTTAGATTCTTTCGAAGAATGGAGTGACAGTGAATGA
- the AIM9 gene encoding Aim9p (CAGL0J03322g~Ortholog(s) have mitochondrion localization), with product MLRIPSRIGSRQVLACAGRNLKCGSVMRHISRRNISKEPEKVYTNLADVNDPKRDQFFKYTWGTWLQNDKLEKDKRTTKFSLNGLNSVLDDIYRQATKNTKDNFKSETEIVPQPLTNKNRTVSMPNNIAITKLGTLNPNEKSVTIKTIASVHEGKHHRIYKVQTNLSDEKSFVLRIPYQLDDDKATISHRIRSEVATLDFLDLQLKMKVPKVICYAADDGNPLGVPFILQEYIDGSLLMKDWNPLMDDKALMVETGEGSTENPELASLNKVVKSMADFHAKLNSISFNAAGSIYFKNDSNLNSETVIDNISNDLASNLKDRWVLGPSVERRLWKKKSDLAIEERLKYLGPWKEDKETSISAQILRDTAILELKNAEARLAKSEQNGSKDKNTETLIKKQIETFQNVEKISGDLISSEMKAIPNIKDLLKPTIFHPDLDPMNVLIENKTETPFMLDLEGAVVKPFILQSSPQFVAYDGPKIYNMKSDIPEFEKLSEEERKHYEFMYKRTRNQFLWEKAVNERLPNLIMTVAPPVKVLRRPYTAVLEQKTDNDYILVDDSFFQLREAWAFFFKNGLVTKEEFPLTFTDEQVKQHADDLNSLHEKLVSTPFAATQGWVPQDMFDNLVRAGVIIKDSTGNFTVNDINPSA from the coding sequence ATGCTACGTATTCCTTCGAGAATTGGAAGCAGGCAGGTGTTGGCTTGTGCCGGTCGCAATCTGAAATGTGGTTCGGTGATGAGACATATTTCCAGGAGAAATATTTCTAAGGAGCCGGAGAAAGTGTACACCAATTTGGCTGATGTGAATGATCCCAAGCGGGATCAGTTCTTCAAGTATACCTGGGGTACTTGGTTGCAAAATGACAAGCTTGAGAAGGACAAAAGGACTACAAAGTTTTCTCTGAATGGACTGAACTCTGTCCTAGATGATATCTATAGACAAGCCACTAAAAATACTAAGGATAATTTCAAATCTGAAACTGAAATTGTACCACAACCTTTGACGAACAAGAATAGAACTGTATCCATGCCAAATAATATCGCTATCACTAAGTTAGGTACCTTGAACCCCAACGAGAAATCGGTCACTATCAAGACTATTGCCAGTGTCCACGAAGGTAAGCACCACAGGATATATAAAGTTCAAACTAACTTATCAGACGAAAAATCCTTTGTTCTAAGGATTCCCTATCAACTAGACGATGATAAGGCAACAATTTCTCACCGTATTAGAAGTGAAGTTGCTACTCTAGATTTCCTAGATCTccaattgaaaatgaaggTTCCAAAAGTTATCTGCTATGCAGCTGACGATGGTAATCCGCTTGGGGTTCCATTTATATTGCAAGAATACATAGATGGCTCGTTGCTGATGAAAGATTGGAACCCTCTAATGGACGATAAGGCTTTGATGGTCGAAACCGGCGAGGGGTCAACCGAGAATCCTGAGTTGGCTTCTTTGAATAAAGTTGTCAAGAGTATGGCAGATTTCCATGCTAAACTTAACAGCATCTCATTCAACGCCGCGGGTTCtatatatttcaagaatGACTCAAATTTGAATTCTGAGACAGTCATTGATAACATTAGTAATGATCTGGCTTCTAACTTGAAGGACAGGTGGGTTCTAGGACCTTCTGTCGAGAGGCGTCTATGGAAAAAGAAGAGCGACTTAgctattgaagaaagattGAAATATCTTGGTCCATGGAAGGAGGATAAAGAGACATCTATATCTGCCCAAATTCTAAGAGACACTGCCATTCTGGAGTTGAAAAATGCTGAGGCCAGATTAGCAAAATCCGAACAAAATGGTAGCAAGGATAAAAACACAGAaacattaataaaaaagcaAATAGAAACATTCCAAAATGTGGAAAAAATATCGGGCGATTTGATCTCTTCTGAAATGAAGGCTATTCCAAACATAAAGGATCTCTTAAAGCCAACCATCTTTCATCCTGATTTAGATCCAATGAATGTTCTAATAGAGAACAAAACAGAAACTCCGTTTATGCTAGATTTGGAAGGTGCTGTAGTAAAACCTTTCATTCTGCAAAGTTCACCTCAATTTGTTGCTTACGATGGCCCTAAGATTTACAACATGAAGAGTGACATAcctgaatttgaaaagctGTCAGAAGAGGAAAGAAAACACTACGAATTTATGTATAAACGTACTAGAAACCAATTTCTATGGGAAAAGGCAGTCAACGAGCGTTTACCAAATTTGATTATGACTGTTGCTCCACCAGTTAAAGTACTAAGAAGACCTTATACTGCTGTTCTGGAACAAAAGACTGATAATGACTACATTCTGGTTGATGACTccttcttccaattgagAGAAGCCTGggctttcttttttaaaaaCGGTCTTGTTACCAAAGAGGAATTCCCACTAACTTTCACTGATGAGCAAGTCAAACAGCATGCAGATGACTTGAATTCCCTACATGAGAAATTAGTGTCCACTCCGTTCGCTGCTACCCAAGGTTGGGTTCCTCAGGATATGTTTGATAACCTTGTCAGAGCAGGTGTAATCATCAAAGACAGTACTGGAAACTTCACAGTTAACGATATCAACCCATCTGCTTAG